A region from the Branchiostoma lanceolatum isolate klBraLanc5 chromosome 2, klBraLanc5.hap2, whole genome shotgun sequence genome encodes:
- the LOC136427512 gene encoding E3 SUMO-protein ligase PIAS3-like isoform X2 has product MADGEMDAAELKHMIMTFRVSELQVLLGYAGRNKSGRKQDLMTRALGLVRNGCSLPIQLKIKELYRRRFPRRVNMSPSQPSSLSHTSSNSNPTPLEAALTSISHQAEAQQLFSNHIQNSSLPPHLPPVHPDVTLRRLPFYDIIDELIKPTSLVPRGNSRFQETYFVFHLTPQQAAHINSSRDIRPGMKPEYNVQVQLRFCLLETSCEQEDHFPPSICVKINGKLSPLPGYIPQQKAGAEQKRPSRPINITPLCRMSPTVPNHVNISWAPEYGRGYTVSVYLVRQLSASILLNRLRGHGIRNADHSRAMIKEKLEHDPDSEIATTSLRVSLLCPLGKMRMTIPCRPKNCTHLQCFDASLYLQMNEKKPTWICPVCDSKAPFDDLIIDGLFTEILQRTSSELNEIQFFEDGSWHSIKPQRETCLVATPTKSMAEDLSMSSASTSHDRQKFEIIDLTLDDSSDEDDDDSDSVIPTTKDTGTPQLVPSPAPRAHSRSLLDSRQPYAMQMSSSDFMPSYPMPPLPPEFQGMPGLDLLSLLQNDSQHESHHMPGLDLLSLLQNDSQFGQPLYLDPLSSSSGGSSSRSHSTGQPDVISLD; this is encoded by the exons CATATGATCATGACCTTCAGAGTGTCCGAACTGCAAGTGTTGCTGGGATATGCTGGCCGCAACAAGAGCGGTCGGAAACAGGACCTCATGACGCGTGCCCTTGGCCTCGTTCGGAACGGTTGCAGCTTGCCGATCCAGTTGAAAATCAAGGAGCTGTACCGGAGGCGGTTCCCCCGGCGCGTGAACATGAGTCCCAGCCAGCCCAGCAGTTTATCACACACCAGTTCCAACAGTAACCCCACCCCCTTAGAGGCTGCGCTGACCAGTATAAGTCACCAGGCAGAGGCACAACAGCTCTTCTCCAACCACATCCAAAACAGCAGCCTGCCGCCACATCTACCTCCCGTGCACCCAGACGTCACGCTCAGGAGACTGCCTTTCTACGACATCATCGACGAACTCATCAAACCAACAAGTCTAG TGCCAAGAGGAAACAGCAGGTTCCAAGAGACCTACTTTGTTTTCCATTTGACGCCCCAGCAAGCAGCACACATCAATTCATCAAG GGATATCAGGCCGGGCATGAAGCCAGAGTACAATGTGCAAGTGCAGCTGAGGTTCTGTCTGCTGGAGACCAGCTGTGAGCAGGAGGACCACTTCCCTCCCAGCATCTGTGTCAAGATCAACGGCAAACTCAGTCCACTCCCG GGTTACATCCCACAGCAGAAAGCAGGGGCTGAACAGAAACGTCCCAGCCGACCAATCAACATCACTCCGCTGTGCCGCATGTCGCCCACGGTCCCTAACCATGTCAACATCTCCTGGGCGCCGGAGTATGGCAGG GGTTACACAGTATCGGTGTATCTGGTTCGGCAACTGTCGGCAAGTATCCTCCTGAACAGACTGAGAGGCCATGGCATCAGGAACGCTGATCACTCTAGAGCCATGA TTAAAGAGAAGCTAGAGCATGATCCAGACAGTGAAATTGCCACCACAAGCCTAAGAGTGTCCTTGTTATGTCCA TTGGGCAAGATGAGAATGACCATCCCCTGCAGACCCAAGAACTGCACACATCTTCAGTGCTTTGATGCCTCCCTGTACCTTCAAATGAATGAAAA GAAGCCCACATGGATATGTCCTGTCTGTGACTCCAAGGCACCCTTTGATGACCTGATTATTGATGG GCTGTTCACAGAGATCCTACAGAGGACATCATCAGAGCTGAATGAGATCCAGTTCTTTGAGGATggatcctggcattccatcaaGCCACAGAGGGAAACCTGCCTGGTGGCAACACCAACAAAGTCTATGGCAGAAG ACCTGAGCATGTCGTCTGCGTCCACGTCCCACGATAGACAGAAGTTTGAGATCATCGACCTCACGCTGGACGACAGTTCCGACGAGGACGACGACGACAGCGACTCGGTCATCCCCACCACCAAAGACACTGG TACTCCTCAGCTAGTGCCGTCACCAGCGCCCAGGGCACACAGTAGGTCCCTGTTGGATTCCCGCCAGCCGTACGCGATGCAGATGTCGTCTTCGGACTTCATGCCGTCCTACCCGATGCCGCCCCTACCACCAGAGTTCCAGGGTATGCCGGGATTGGACCTACTGTCTCTGCTGCAAAATGACAGCCAG CACGAGTCTCATCATATGCCAGGCCTGGATCTGTTGTCACTGTTACAAAATGACTCTCAG TTTGGACAGCCGCTGTACCTGGACCCCCTGAGCAGCAGCAGCGGAGGCAGCAGCAGCCGCTCGCACAGCACAGGACAGCCCGACGTCATATCGCTGGATTGA
- the LOC136427512 gene encoding E3 SUMO-protein ligase PIAS2-like isoform X1 translates to MADGEMDAAELKHMIMTFRVSELQVLLGYAGRNKSGRKQDLMTRALGLVRNGCSLPIQLKIKELYRRRFPRRVNMSPSQPSSLSHTSSNSNPTPLEAALTSISHQAEAQQLFSNHIQNSSLPPHLPPVHPDVTLRRLPFYDIIDELIKPTSLVPRGNSRFQETYFVFHLTPQQAAHINSSRDIRPGMKPEYNVQVQLRFCLLETSCEQEDHFPPSICVKINGKLSPLPGYIPQQKAGAEQKRPSRPINITPLCRMSPTVPNHVNISWAPEYGRGYTVSVYLVRQLSASILLNRLRGHGIRNADHSRAMIKEKLEHDPDSEIATTSLRVSLLCPLGKMRMTIPCRPKNCTHLQCFDASLYLQMNEKKPTWICPVCDSKAPFDDLIIDGLFTEILQRTSSELNEIQFFEDGSWHSIKPQRETCLVATPTKSMAEDLSMSSASTSHDRQKFEIIDLTLDDSSDEDDDDSDSVIPTTKDTGCVPSHLSVSEASRSSVNTNYDSDVVVEREVLRNSDFQSPPERDLWQMLLQSISDPGRSGLSDFMSDTELFGFEPPRPVYTVPDSPYQDYDMRTSTSNLYHKQLSVVSGSSSDMSDDDFAI, encoded by the exons CATATGATCATGACCTTCAGAGTGTCCGAACTGCAAGTGTTGCTGGGATATGCTGGCCGCAACAAGAGCGGTCGGAAACAGGACCTCATGACGCGTGCCCTTGGCCTCGTTCGGAACGGTTGCAGCTTGCCGATCCAGTTGAAAATCAAGGAGCTGTACCGGAGGCGGTTCCCCCGGCGCGTGAACATGAGTCCCAGCCAGCCCAGCAGTTTATCACACACCAGTTCCAACAGTAACCCCACCCCCTTAGAGGCTGCGCTGACCAGTATAAGTCACCAGGCAGAGGCACAACAGCTCTTCTCCAACCACATCCAAAACAGCAGCCTGCCGCCACATCTACCTCCCGTGCACCCAGACGTCACGCTCAGGAGACTGCCTTTCTACGACATCATCGACGAACTCATCAAACCAACAAGTCTAG TGCCAAGAGGAAACAGCAGGTTCCAAGAGACCTACTTTGTTTTCCATTTGACGCCCCAGCAAGCAGCACACATCAATTCATCAAG GGATATCAGGCCGGGCATGAAGCCAGAGTACAATGTGCAAGTGCAGCTGAGGTTCTGTCTGCTGGAGACCAGCTGTGAGCAGGAGGACCACTTCCCTCCCAGCATCTGTGTCAAGATCAACGGCAAACTCAGTCCACTCCCG GGTTACATCCCACAGCAGAAAGCAGGGGCTGAACAGAAACGTCCCAGCCGACCAATCAACATCACTCCGCTGTGCCGCATGTCGCCCACGGTCCCTAACCATGTCAACATCTCCTGGGCGCCGGAGTATGGCAGG GGTTACACAGTATCGGTGTATCTGGTTCGGCAACTGTCGGCAAGTATCCTCCTGAACAGACTGAGAGGCCATGGCATCAGGAACGCTGATCACTCTAGAGCCATGA TTAAAGAGAAGCTAGAGCATGATCCAGACAGTGAAATTGCCACCACAAGCCTAAGAGTGTCCTTGTTATGTCCA TTGGGCAAGATGAGAATGACCATCCCCTGCAGACCCAAGAACTGCACACATCTTCAGTGCTTTGATGCCTCCCTGTACCTTCAAATGAATGAAAA GAAGCCCACATGGATATGTCCTGTCTGTGACTCCAAGGCACCCTTTGATGACCTGATTATTGATGG GCTGTTCACAGAGATCCTACAGAGGACATCATCAGAGCTGAATGAGATCCAGTTCTTTGAGGATggatcctggcattccatcaaGCCACAGAGGGAAACCTGCCTGGTGGCAACACCAACAAAGTCTATGGCAGAAG ACCTGAGCATGTCGTCTGCGTCCACGTCCCACGATAGACAGAAGTTTGAGATCATCGACCTCACGCTGGACGACAGTTCCGACGAGGACGACGACGACAGCGACTCGGTCATCCCCACCACCAAAGACACTGGGTGCGTGCCTTCCCATCTTTCGGTGTCAGAAGCCTCGCGGAGTTCAGTCAACACAAACTATGACTCCGATGTAGTGGTAGAACGCGAGGTGCTGAGAAACAGCGACTTTCAGTCGCCCCCCGAACGTGACCTGTGGCAAATGTTACTCCAGTCCATCTCTGATCCAGGCAGGTCTGGACTGAGTGACTTCATGTCAGACACGGAGTTGTTTGGTTTTGAGCCCCCGAGGCCCGTCTATACTGTACCCGACTCCCCATACCAAGACTATGACATGCGTACATCTACGTCTAACTTGTACCACAAGCAGTTATCAGTTGTCTCGGGTAGCTCAAGTGACATGTCAGATGACGACTTTGCCATTTAG
- the LOC136427512 gene encoding E3 SUMO-protein ligase PIAS3-like isoform X3 yields the protein MADGEMDAAELKHMIMTFRVSELQVLLGYAGRNKSGRKQDLMTRALGLVRNGCSLPIQLKIKELYRRRFPRRVNMSPSQPSSLSHTSSNSNPTPLEAALTSISHQAEAQQLFSNHIQNSSLPPHLPPVHPDVTLRRLPFYDIIDELIKPTSLVPRGNSRFQETYFVFHLTPQQAAHINSSRDIRPGMKPEYNVQVQLRFCLLETSCEQEDHFPPSICVKINGKLSPLPGYIPQQKAGAEQKRPSRPINITPLCRMSPTVPNHVNISWAPEYGRGYTVSVYLVRQLSASILLNRLRGHGIRNADHSRAMIKEKLEHDPDSEIATTSLRVSLLCPLGKMRMTIPCRPKNCTHLQCFDASLYLQMNEKKPTWICPVCDSKAPFDDLIIDGLFTEILQRTSSELNEIQFFEDGSWHSIKPQRETCLVATPTKSMAEDLSMSSASTSHDRQKFEIIDLTLDDSSDEDDDDSDSVIPTTKDTGTPQLVPSPAPRAHSRSLLDSRQPYAMQMSSSDFMPSYPMPPLPPEFQGMPGLDLLSLLQNDSQFGQPLYLDPLSSSSGGSSSRSHSTGQPDVISLD from the exons CATATGATCATGACCTTCAGAGTGTCCGAACTGCAAGTGTTGCTGGGATATGCTGGCCGCAACAAGAGCGGTCGGAAACAGGACCTCATGACGCGTGCCCTTGGCCTCGTTCGGAACGGTTGCAGCTTGCCGATCCAGTTGAAAATCAAGGAGCTGTACCGGAGGCGGTTCCCCCGGCGCGTGAACATGAGTCCCAGCCAGCCCAGCAGTTTATCACACACCAGTTCCAACAGTAACCCCACCCCCTTAGAGGCTGCGCTGACCAGTATAAGTCACCAGGCAGAGGCACAACAGCTCTTCTCCAACCACATCCAAAACAGCAGCCTGCCGCCACATCTACCTCCCGTGCACCCAGACGTCACGCTCAGGAGACTGCCTTTCTACGACATCATCGACGAACTCATCAAACCAACAAGTCTAG TGCCAAGAGGAAACAGCAGGTTCCAAGAGACCTACTTTGTTTTCCATTTGACGCCCCAGCAAGCAGCACACATCAATTCATCAAG GGATATCAGGCCGGGCATGAAGCCAGAGTACAATGTGCAAGTGCAGCTGAGGTTCTGTCTGCTGGAGACCAGCTGTGAGCAGGAGGACCACTTCCCTCCCAGCATCTGTGTCAAGATCAACGGCAAACTCAGTCCACTCCCG GGTTACATCCCACAGCAGAAAGCAGGGGCTGAACAGAAACGTCCCAGCCGACCAATCAACATCACTCCGCTGTGCCGCATGTCGCCCACGGTCCCTAACCATGTCAACATCTCCTGGGCGCCGGAGTATGGCAGG GGTTACACAGTATCGGTGTATCTGGTTCGGCAACTGTCGGCAAGTATCCTCCTGAACAGACTGAGAGGCCATGGCATCAGGAACGCTGATCACTCTAGAGCCATGA TTAAAGAGAAGCTAGAGCATGATCCAGACAGTGAAATTGCCACCACAAGCCTAAGAGTGTCCTTGTTATGTCCA TTGGGCAAGATGAGAATGACCATCCCCTGCAGACCCAAGAACTGCACACATCTTCAGTGCTTTGATGCCTCCCTGTACCTTCAAATGAATGAAAA GAAGCCCACATGGATATGTCCTGTCTGTGACTCCAAGGCACCCTTTGATGACCTGATTATTGATGG GCTGTTCACAGAGATCCTACAGAGGACATCATCAGAGCTGAATGAGATCCAGTTCTTTGAGGATggatcctggcattccatcaaGCCACAGAGGGAAACCTGCCTGGTGGCAACACCAACAAAGTCTATGGCAGAAG ACCTGAGCATGTCGTCTGCGTCCACGTCCCACGATAGACAGAAGTTTGAGATCATCGACCTCACGCTGGACGACAGTTCCGACGAGGACGACGACGACAGCGACTCGGTCATCCCCACCACCAAAGACACTGG TACTCCTCAGCTAGTGCCGTCACCAGCGCCCAGGGCACACAGTAGGTCCCTGTTGGATTCCCGCCAGCCGTACGCGATGCAGATGTCGTCTTCGGACTTCATGCCGTCCTACCCGATGCCGCCCCTACCACCAGAGTTCCAGGGTATGCCGGGATTGGACCTACTGTCTCTGCTGCAAAATGACAGCCAG TTTGGACAGCCGCTGTACCTGGACCCCCTGAGCAGCAGCAGCGGAGGCAGCAGCAGCCGCTCGCACAGCACAGGACAGCCCGACGTCATATCGCTGGATTGA